A stretch of Brevundimonas naejangsanensis DNA encodes these proteins:
- a CDS encoding 4a-hydroxytetrahydrobiopterin dehydratase, with protein MTAALDVTEVLAGLPDWRRADDPRPAIARSLRFKDFNAAFGFMTRVALLADKVDHHPEWSNVYNRVEVLLTTHDADGVTERDVAMARFIDDAVKGQVE; from the coding sequence ATGACCGCCGCCCTCGACGTGACCGAAGTTCTGGCGGGCCTGCCCGACTGGCGCCGCGCCGACGACCCGCGCCCGGCCATCGCCCGCTCCTTGCGCTTCAAGGATTTCAACGCCGCCTTCGGCTTCATGACGCGGGTCGCCCTGCTGGCGGACAAGGTCGATCACCACCCCGAATGGTCGAACGTGTACAACCGCGTCGAGGTGCTGCTGACCACCCATGACGCGGACGGGGTGACTGAGCGGGACGTCGCCATGGCCCGCTTCATCGACGACGCCGTGAAGGGTCAGGTCGAGTGA
- a CDS encoding SDR family oxidoreductase, with product MTGGRVVGKTALITGAAGGLGQAMARMLVREGAKVAISDLDLNGARALAEAINADHPGAAFAYEHDVTREDDWVRVVGAAAEDMGGLNILVNNAGIGGRLLWAEQDTLENWRKVQAVNLESVMLGCKHALPHLRASGAGSIINISSIAGLAAAPGMGAYNATKAAVWLYTKTVALECAKAGWNVRANSVHPVFIKTPILDPFVAMAGGDETTAHEKLARGIPLKRIGEPDDVAWCVLYLASDESKFVTGAEFKIDGGLTAQ from the coding sequence GTGACCGGCGGGCGCGTCGTCGGCAAGACGGCCCTGATCACCGGCGCGGCCGGGGGCCTGGGCCAGGCCATGGCGCGGATGCTGGTCCGCGAAGGCGCCAAGGTGGCGATCAGCGATCTGGACCTGAACGGCGCGCGGGCTCTGGCCGAGGCCATCAACGCCGACCATCCCGGCGCGGCCTTCGCCTATGAGCACGACGTGACGCGCGAGGACGACTGGGTCCGCGTCGTCGGGGCGGCGGCCGAGGACATGGGCGGCCTCAACATCCTGGTGAACAACGCCGGGATCGGCGGCCGTCTGCTGTGGGCCGAGCAGGACACCCTGGAGAACTGGCGCAAGGTCCAGGCGGTGAACCTGGAGTCCGTCATGCTGGGCTGCAAGCACGCCCTGCCCCATCTGCGGGCCTCGGGCGCGGGTTCGATAATCAACATCTCCTCGATCGCGGGACTGGCGGCGGCGCCGGGCATGGGCGCCTACAACGCCACCAAGGCGGCGGTCTGGCTCTACACCAAGACGGTGGCGCTGGAGTGCGCCAAGGCGGGCTGGAACGTGCGCGCCAACTCGGTGCACCCGGTCTTCATCAAGACGCCGATCCTCGATCCCTTCGTCGCCATGGCGGGCGGGGACGAGACGACGGCGCACGAGAAGCTGGCTCGCGGCATTCCGCTGAAGCGCATCGGCGAGCCGGACGACGTGGCCTGGTGCGTTCTGTACCTGGCGTCGGACGAGTCCAAGTTCGTGACCGGCGCCGAGTTCAAGATCGACGGCGGCCTGACGGCGCAATAG